The following proteins come from a genomic window of Achromobacter deleyi:
- a CDS encoding helix-turn-helix transcriptional regulator translates to MDLPLIDLARHLPDDPNPPPELWPAVPQPNAVHQTGTGLTAFASHSHYEQPVGCLICDSDRRLLLSIWPKGGMEVAVDGRQRQLQSRQLLCGTLGAGPWHTQMNGDMPHVGLLVSPALLRQIAGEDGDALAADLERGLGLWLAPSDPRLLHAAQELDSALMGGASSPLLREAKSLEFLIQVLRVRGTIRSDGATAPPAVVRRADHERLNHARDLLLADLAQPPSIADLARQCGMNTFKLKQAFKQYFGLPVHTLYQRERMRAAWDLIATGGLSVSQAGLRLGYTNMSHFSSAFKRVHDVLPNQVKRGG, encoded by the coding sequence ATGGACCTGCCGTTGATCGACCTTGCCCGGCATCTGCCCGACGACCCCAATCCGCCGCCCGAGCTGTGGCCCGCCGTGCCCCAGCCCAACGCGGTACACCAGACCGGCACCGGACTGACGGCCTTTGCCAGCCACAGCCATTACGAGCAGCCGGTCGGTTGCCTGATCTGCGATTCCGACAGGCGCCTGCTGCTGTCGATCTGGCCCAAGGGCGGCATGGAGGTCGCGGTGGACGGCCGTCAACGGCAATTGCAGAGCCGTCAACTGCTGTGCGGCACGCTAGGGGCCGGGCCGTGGCATACGCAGATGAATGGCGACATGCCGCACGTCGGGCTGCTGGTGTCCCCCGCCCTGCTGCGCCAGATCGCCGGCGAAGACGGCGATGCCCTGGCGGCCGACCTGGAACGCGGCCTCGGCCTGTGGCTGGCGCCCAGCGACCCGCGGCTGCTGCACGCGGCCCAGGAGCTGGACAGCGCCTTGATGGGCGGCGCCAGTTCGCCGCTGCTGCGCGAGGCCAAGAGCCTGGAATTCCTGATCCAGGTGCTGCGCGTGCGCGGGACCATCCGGTCGGACGGCGCCACCGCCCCGCCGGCCGTGGTGCGCCGCGCCGACCATGAACGCCTGAACCACGCCCGCGATTTGCTGCTGGCCGATCTGGCGCAACCGCCTTCCATCGCCGACCTGGCGCGCCAATGCGGCATGAACACCTTCAAGCTCAAGCAGGCGTTCAAGCAATATTTCGGCCTGCCCGTGCACACGCTTTACCAGCGTGAACGCATGCGCGCGGCCTGGGACCTGATCGCCACGGGCGGGCTCAGCGTGTCGCAGGCCGGTCTCAGGCTGGGCTATACCAACATGAGCCATTTCTCCAGCGCCTTCAAGCGGGTCCACGACGTGTTGCCGAATCAGGTCAAGCGCGGCGGATGA
- a CDS encoding TonB-dependent receptor: protein MPTRTSLALGLSLALAAPLSLRAAPPAPNGEAAPDAVRLAPVVVTATKQAAAEQVTPASVTVIDGLAVEREGLDSLFDVAHRSPNVYFTSFTQNTPSITIRGLGFSDDESDSTSTSVLIDGVPMTVMTLGQLFDVEQIEVLRGPQSTLYGQNSMGGLVAVRTRDPGFAFGGNAQLEYATGNRRRETAALDIPLSDRTAIRIAGGAENADGYVRNDVLDRDNTGGWRSRFGRIKLLHVDEAGGEWRLGLHGVDTKGGNDFFTTRQLADEHHSANGDAGRNDLSYTLVTGSYDRQLANGNRLAVNLGGSHMKWGYWMPESALGGPSGFDSSVEQYSGEARLSHTPAGDTGLDWMGGVYGSKIRRDSPYTFEMPNVFGSVTSARIKGSTAAIFGELGWRFNPRWRIAGALRVERDERRMDWRSTQSAGPFQSVETLRSKTHDTVLLPRLTLEYRPDAQQFAWTTLARGYKASGFNQYATDSASAAQAYQPEYGNYAELGYRLQGLDDTWSVSTVGFYTQLRDQQVVTIGSGGQSLTSNAGRSHNLGLELTGTWRPVRSVDLSAFVGLVKAVYDDYSKGGVDYAGQQFPNTPRQSYGVTAAWRFAPGWEAGLAVRHQGASNLYPTTTARNDAYTLLDAQLSYRVDRHWTIGVYGKNLTDRVYYTRALNDLVVAGTGRVVGVRVGLDF, encoded by the coding sequence ATGCCTACCCGAACTTCCCTGGCCCTCGGCCTGTCCCTGGCGCTGGCAGCGCCCCTATCCCTGCGCGCGGCGCCGCCTGCGCCGAATGGCGAGGCGGCGCCTGATGCCGTCAGGCTGGCCCCGGTGGTGGTGACCGCCACCAAGCAGGCCGCGGCCGAGCAGGTCACGCCGGCCAGCGTGACGGTCATCGACGGGCTCGCCGTCGAGCGCGAGGGGCTGGACAGCCTGTTCGACGTCGCGCACCGCTCGCCCAATGTCTACTTCACCAGCTTTACGCAGAACACGCCCAGCATCACCATCCGCGGCCTGGGCTTTTCGGACGATGAATCCGACAGCACCAGCACCAGCGTGCTGATCGACGGGGTACCGATGACCGTCATGACATTGGGCCAGTTGTTCGACGTCGAGCAGATCGAGGTGTTGCGCGGCCCGCAAAGCACGCTATACGGGCAGAACAGCATGGGCGGGCTGGTGGCGGTGCGCACCCGCGACCCCGGCTTTGCATTCGGCGGCAACGCCCAGCTGGAGTACGCCACCGGCAACCGCCGGCGCGAGACGGCGGCCCTGGACATTCCCTTGTCCGACCGCACGGCCATCCGCATCGCGGGTGGCGCCGAGAATGCCGACGGCTACGTCAGGAACGACGTCCTGGACCGGGACAACACCGGCGGCTGGCGCAGCCGCTTCGGACGCATCAAGTTGCTGCACGTGGACGAGGCGGGCGGCGAGTGGCGGCTGGGCCTGCACGGCGTGGACACCAAGGGCGGCAACGATTTCTTCACGACGCGCCAATTGGCGGACGAGCACCATTCGGCCAATGGCGACGCGGGGCGCAACGACCTGTCCTACACGCTGGTCACGGGTTCGTACGATCGCCAGCTGGCCAACGGCAACCGGCTCGCCGTCAACCTGGGCGGCAGCCACATGAAATGGGGCTACTGGATGCCGGAATCCGCGCTCGGCGGACCCAGCGGCTTCGATTCCTCCGTCGAGCAGTACAGCGGCGAGGCGCGTCTTTCCCACACGCCCGCCGGCGACACCGGCCTGGACTGGATGGGGGGCGTCTACGGCTCGAAGATACGCCGTGATTCGCCCTATACCTTCGAGATGCCGAACGTCTTTGGCAGCGTCACGTCGGCTCGCATCAAGGGGTCGACCGCGGCGATCTTCGGTGAACTGGGCTGGCGCTTCAACCCCCGCTGGCGCATCGCCGGGGCGTTGCGCGTCGAACGCGACGAACGCCGCATGGACTGGCGCAGCACGCAGAGCGCCGGCCCCTTCCAGTCGGTCGAGACGCTGCGCAGCAAGACGCACGACACCGTGCTGCTGCCGCGGCTGACGCTGGAATACCGTCCGGATGCGCAGCAGTTCGCCTGGACCACCCTGGCCCGCGGCTACAAGGCGTCGGGCTTCAATCAGTACGCGACCGACAGCGCGTCCGCCGCGCAGGCCTACCAACCCGAATACGGCAATTACGCCGAGCTGGGCTATCGCCTGCAGGGGCTGGACGACACCTGGAGCGTGAGCACCGTCGGCTTCTACACCCAGCTGCGCGACCAGCAGGTCGTGACGATCGGCAGCGGCGGCCAAAGCCTGACGTCCAACGCGGGCCGGTCGCACAACCTGGGACTGGAACTGACCGGCACCTGGCGGCCGGTTCGCAGCGTGGACCTGAGCGCCTTCGTCGGGCTGGTCAAGGCGGTCTACGACGACTACAGCAAGGGCGGCGTGGACTACGCCGGCCAGCAGTTTCCCAACACGCCGCGCCAGAGCTATGGCGTGACGGCAGCGTGGCGCTTCGCGCCGGGCTGGGAGGCGGGCCTGGCGGTGCGTCACCAGGGGGCGTCCAACCTGTATCCCACCACCACGGCCAGGAACGACGCCTATACCCTGCTGGATGCGCAACTGTCGTACCGTGTCGATCGTCACTGGACCATCGGCGTCTACGGCAAGAACCTGACGGATCGCGTCTACTACACCCGCGCGCTCAATGACCTGGTGGTGGCCGGCACGGGCCGGGTGGTGGGCGTGCGCGTGGGCCTGGACTTCTAA
- a CDS encoding MFS transporter, whose translation MAPRTLPDRRSQFVALGLMYFAQGLPSGLAFNALGVLIRDAGHSVSEVGLTGLAFLPWALKFLWAGPIENWCARRSHAYVIGATQWLAIVLCLLLSYAAPSTGLYLCVAGAVALNLVCATQDIVTNAYAVTRMRGRTAGAANAVQVTAFIGGMLAGGGGLLALHQQWGWTVAMQCMAGLMLLLYLPLLLGRRWRQAPAPAPDGAPVTGPVGRVRLRDLREHRDLGWALLIAVMFKCAGTAVATLLQPWLVDRGMSVAQVGGLQVSNLVSSAVGGVLIGIPLIRWLGDRGAVLVSLAGVTALLGTAWMLQWAQVDDIRLIFAAFAAQSLVEGAMYVAVWALFMNWASPRRPGTDYTVMQCCESLSNAIAAAAIGGLGQALGYRDAFALAWAVALVALLLIGLGLRRLEGAR comes from the coding sequence ATGGCGCCGCGAACCTTGCCGGACCGGCGCAGCCAGTTCGTCGCCCTGGGCCTGATGTATTTCGCGCAGGGCCTGCCCAGCGGCCTGGCCTTCAACGCGCTGGGCGTGCTGATCCGTGACGCCGGCCACAGTGTGTCCGAGGTCGGCCTGACCGGCCTGGCGTTCCTGCCGTGGGCGCTGAAATTCCTGTGGGCCGGGCCGATCGAGAACTGGTGCGCCCGGCGCAGCCATGCCTATGTGATCGGCGCGACGCAATGGCTGGCCATCGTGCTGTGCCTGCTGTTGTCGTACGCTGCGCCGTCCACCGGCCTCTATCTGTGCGTGGCCGGCGCGGTGGCGTTGAACCTGGTGTGCGCCACGCAGGATATCGTGACCAATGCCTATGCCGTGACCCGCATGCGGGGGCGCACGGCGGGCGCGGCCAACGCGGTCCAGGTGACGGCCTTCATCGGCGGCATGCTGGCCGGTGGCGGTGGCCTGCTGGCCCTGCACCAGCAATGGGGCTGGACCGTGGCGATGCAATGCATGGCCGGGCTGATGCTGCTGCTCTATCTTCCGTTGCTGCTGGGCCGGCGCTGGCGCCAGGCGCCGGCGCCCGCGCCCGATGGCGCGCCGGTGACCGGCCCGGTCGGGCGCGTCCGCTTGCGCGACCTGCGTGAACATCGCGACCTGGGCTGGGCGCTGTTGATCGCCGTCATGTTCAAGTGCGCCGGCACGGCCGTGGCGACCTTGCTGCAACCGTGGCTGGTCGATCGCGGCATGTCGGTGGCGCAGGTGGGCGGCCTGCAGGTCAGCAATCTCGTGTCCAGCGCCGTGGGCGGCGTGCTCATCGGCATCCCGTTGATCCGCTGGCTGGGCGACCGGGGCGCGGTGCTGGTCTCGCTGGCGGGGGTGACGGCGTTGCTGGGCACGGCATGGATGCTGCAGTGGGCGCAGGTCGACGACATCCGCCTGATCTTTGCCGCGTTTGCCGCGCAGTCGCTGGTCGAAGGCGCCATGTACGTGGCGGTCTGGGCGCTGTTCATGAACTGGGCTTCGCCGCGGCGTCCGGGGACGGACTACACCGTCATGCAGTGTTGTGAGAGCCTGTCCAACGCCATCGCGGCGGCGGCCATCGGCGGGCTGGGGCAGGCGCTGGGTTACCGCGACGCGTTCGCGCTGGCCTGGGCCGTGGCGCTGGTGGCCCTGCTGCTGATCGGGTTGGGCCTGCGCCGGCTGGAGGGTGCGCGATGA
- a CDS encoding ABC transporter ATP-binding protein, with amino-acid sequence MIRALAQAGFRLAGRRDARLARGIAWAVAEGALSAAFYGALYLLLRRAFAGEASPAFIAGSAVALGTLVWLRIAAGQRAMPLIFAGAYAMMGEARLRLADHLRRLPMGWFERQRGGDLAARLTSDLEMVESIWSHFLGVFVSGLAMPCFLLLLLAWLDAPMALWVAAVVPLAALAMAWTQRVARRPGKRMFAANEAAQAALAEYVAGVPVWRGFGRHGQAWRRLRGILDEQLAAVTAVESRPAPWLALFGFVLEAGFVGLALAGAARLADAAYTPQQLLLFLVVALPLYRQLFEVGLSTLLLRFAHRAMQRIEAVLAERMLPEPSHPALPQGLDFELDGVAFAYDGGEPVLADVSCRIPARGVTAIVGRSGAGKTTLVHLLARLWDVTAGAIRLGGVDVRQLGTRALHERVAIVFQDVVLFSGSVRDNLLIGKPDAMPAEVEAAARRAHAHDFIMALPQGYDTVLSENAESLSGGERQRLSIARALLKDAPILLLDEATASVDPSAQAEIQRAIGDLARGRTVIVIAHRLNAIQHADQILVLDGGRLCECGTHAELLAREGAYAAMWHRQQRARGWRLQS; translated from the coding sequence ATGATCCGAGCGCTGGCGCAGGCCGGGTTCCGGTTGGCGGGACGGCGCGATGCGCGCCTGGCCCGCGGTATCGCGTGGGCGGTGGCGGAAGGCGCGCTGAGCGCGGCCTTCTATGGCGCGCTCTATCTGCTGTTGCGGCGGGCGTTCGCGGGTGAGGCGTCGCCGGCGTTCATTGCCGGCTCGGCGGTGGCGCTGGGGACGCTGGTCTGGCTGCGCATCGCGGCGGGGCAGCGTGCCATGCCCCTGATATTCGCCGGCGCCTACGCCATGATGGGCGAGGCGCGACTGCGGCTGGCGGACCATCTGCGCCGCTTGCCGATGGGCTGGTTCGAGCGGCAGCGCGGCGGCGACCTGGCCGCGCGCCTGACCTCGGACCTGGAGATGGTCGAGTCGATCTGGTCGCACTTTCTGGGGGTGTTCGTCTCGGGTCTGGCGATGCCGTGTTTCCTGCTGTTGTTGCTGGCCTGGCTGGACGCACCGATGGCGTTGTGGGTGGCGGCCGTGGTGCCGTTGGCGGCGTTGGCGATGGCCTGGACGCAACGGGTGGCGCGGCGGCCCGGCAAGCGCATGTTCGCCGCCAACGAGGCGGCCCAGGCGGCGCTGGCCGAGTACGTGGCGGGTGTCCCGGTGTGGCGCGGCTTTGGCCGCCATGGCCAGGCGTGGCGCCGGCTGCGCGGCATCCTGGACGAACAGCTGGCGGCGGTCACGGCGGTGGAGTCCCGCCCGGCGCCCTGGCTGGCGCTGTTCGGTTTCGTGCTGGAAGCCGGTTTCGTCGGGCTGGCGCTGGCGGGCGCGGCGCGCCTGGCCGACGCCGCCTACACGCCGCAGCAGCTGCTGTTGTTCCTGGTCGTGGCGCTACCGCTCTACCGGCAATTGTTCGAGGTCGGCCTGTCCACCTTGCTGTTGCGTTTCGCGCACCGCGCCATGCAGCGCATCGAGGCGGTATTGGCGGAACGTATGCTGCCGGAACCGTCGCACCCGGCGCTGCCGCAAGGCCTGGATTTCGAGCTGGACGGCGTGGCGTTCGCCTACGATGGCGGCGAGCCGGTGCTGGCGGACGTATCGTGCCGCATTCCGGCCCGGGGCGTGACCGCCATCGTCGGCCGCAGCGGGGCCGGCAAGACGACGCTCGTGCATCTGCTGGCGCGGCTGTGGGATGTCACGGCGGGCGCCATCCGCCTGGGGGGCGTGGACGTGCGGCAGCTGGGCACGCGGGCGCTGCATGAGCGGGTGGCCATCGTGTTCCAGGACGTGGTGCTGTTTTCGGGTTCGGTGCGTGACAACCTGCTGATCGGCAAGCCGGATGCGATGCCGGCCGAGGTCGAGGCGGCGGCGCGTCGCGCCCATGCCCACGACTTCATCATGGCGCTGCCGCAAGGCTATGACACGGTGCTGTCCGAGAATGCGGAGTCGCTGTCCGGCGGCGAGCGCCAGCGCTTGTCGATTGCCCGGGCGCTGCTCAAGGATGCGCCGATCCTGCTGCTCGACGAGGCGACCGCGAGCGTCGACCCGTCGGCCCAGGCCGAGATCCAGCGCGCCATTGGCGACCTGGCGCGGGGGCGCACCGTGATCGTCATCGCCCATCGCCTGAACGCGATCCAGCATGCGGACCAGATCCTGGTGCTGGACGGCGGGCGCCTGTGCGAGTGCGGCACGCATGCCGAGTTGCTGGCACGGGAGGGCGCCTACGCCGCGATGTGGCATCGCCAGCAGCGGGCGCGGGGGTGGCGCTTGCAGTCGTAG
- a CDS encoding ABC transporter ATP-binding protein — protein MSAPTAWRDAGAADVGASAAPAGAAKDAADPVMDAGGHRFASLVRHSPGLLGLSVATAVLSAALSVAPFWLIYRMALEWLAPAPDLAHVRRLAGWTLAALALRWAAMAASHILAHRGAFCIQHRLRLALARKLGRVPLSFFAARGRGGLRRVLTDDVNGLEGFLAHMLPDAVAAAVVPLAALAVLFGVDWRLALAAVAPLPAALAAQAILMRQAARGAGRWNALQREIADQVGEYVRGVQVVKSFGLDARSFSRLAVAIRGSADWVAQYARASARGWQLYVGLLSSNLLLVAPLGAWLHARGTLDIPTLFLFLLLAPAVLQPLLRLTFALGEQSQRAQALANINAVLAEPALADKADGPVPTGPLHIEYDAVSHRYGERLALDGVSLRAEAGRLTALVGASGSGKSTLARLLPRLYDVSAGAVRVGGRDVRDWPLDALLSQVSVVFQDVFLFHGTIADNLRLARADASAAQLESAARAAGAHGFIMALPDGYQTCIGERGARLSGGERQRLSIARALLKDAPILLLDEATSSIDAENEALVQDALSGLCRGRTVLMIAHRLHTVMQADHIVVMAHGRVAGQGTHEALLAGCAAYRELWRDHQDARDWRLAARGEQA, from the coding sequence ATGAGCGCGCCCACGGCATGGCGGGACGCCGGCGCTGCCGACGTGGGCGCGTCGGCGGCCCCGGCCGGCGCGGCCAAGGATGCGGCGGATCCGGTGATGGACGCGGGCGGCCACCGCTTCGCCAGCCTGGTCCGGCATTCCCCCGGGTTGCTGGGCCTGTCGGTGGCGACCGCGGTCCTCTCGGCGGCCTTGAGCGTGGCGCCGTTCTGGTTGATCTATCGGATGGCGCTGGAATGGCTCGCGCCGGCGCCCGATCTGGCGCATGTGCGCCGCCTGGCCGGCTGGACGCTGGCCGCGTTGGCGTTGCGCTGGGCCGCCATGGCGGCCAGCCACATCCTGGCGCACCGCGGCGCCTTCTGTATCCAGCATCGCCTGCGGCTGGCGCTGGCGCGCAAGCTCGGCCGGGTGCCGCTGTCGTTTTTCGCGGCGCGCGGCCGTGGCGGCTTGCGGCGGGTGCTGACGGACGACGTGAACGGCCTGGAGGGCTTTCTGGCCCACATGCTGCCCGACGCGGTGGCCGCGGCCGTGGTGCCGCTGGCGGCGCTGGCGGTGCTGTTCGGGGTGGATTGGCGCCTGGCATTGGCCGCGGTCGCGCCCTTGCCGGCGGCGCTGGCGGCGCAGGCCATCCTGATGCGGCAGGCCGCCCGCGGGGCGGGGCGCTGGAACGCACTGCAGCGCGAGATCGCCGACCAGGTCGGCGAATACGTGCGCGGGGTGCAAGTGGTGAAGTCGTTCGGGCTGGACGCGCGTTCCTTCAGCCGGCTGGCCGTCGCCATCCGCGGCTCCGCGGACTGGGTGGCGCAATACGCGCGTGCCAGCGCCCGCGGCTGGCAGCTGTACGTCGGGTTGCTGTCGTCCAACCTGTTGCTGGTGGCGCCCCTGGGCGCGTGGCTGCATGCGCGCGGGACGCTGGACATCCCGACCCTGTTCCTGTTCCTGTTGCTGGCGCCCGCGGTGTTGCAGCCCTTGCTGCGCCTGACGTTCGCGCTGGGCGAGCAGTCGCAGCGGGCGCAGGCGCTGGCCAATATCAACGCCGTGCTGGCCGAGCCGGCGCTGGCGGACAAGGCCGACGGCCCCGTGCCGACCGGTCCGCTGCATATCGAGTACGACGCCGTCAGCCATCGCTATGGCGAGCGGCTGGCGTTGGACGGCGTGTCGTTGCGGGCCGAGGCGGGCCGGCTGACCGCCCTCGTGGGCGCGAGCGGATCGGGCAAGAGCACGCTGGCGCGGTTGTTGCCCCGGCTGTACGACGTCAGCGCCGGCGCGGTGCGGGTGGGCGGACGCGATGTGCGCGACTGGCCGCTGGATGCGTTGCTGTCCCAGGTCAGCGTGGTGTTCCAGGACGTGTTCCTGTTCCACGGCACCATTGCCGACAACCTGCGCCTGGCGCGCGCCGACGCCAGCGCCGCGCAACTGGAAAGCGCCGCGCGGGCGGCCGGCGCGCACGGGTTCATCATGGCGCTGCCGGACGGCTATCAGACCTGCATCGGTGAGCGCGGCGCGCGGCTGTCGGGCGGAGAGCGCCAGCGCCTGTCGATTGCGCGGGCGTTGCTCAAGGACGCGCCGATCCTGTTGCTGGACGAAGCCACGTCCAGCATCGATGCCGAGAATGAGGCGCTGGTGCAGGACGCCTTGTCCGGACTGTGCCGGGGCCGCACCGTGCTGATGATCGCGCACCGGTTGCATACGGTGATGCAGGCGGACCACATCGTGGTGATGGCGCATGGCCGGGTGGCGGGGCAGGGCACGCACGAAGCGTTGCTGGCCGGCTGTGCCGCCTATCGGGAACTATGGCGCGACCATCAGGACGCGCGCGACTGGCGCCTGGCGGCGCGGGGAGAGCAGGCATGA
- a CDS encoding Bug family tripartite tricarboxylate transporter substrate binding protein has protein sequence MISRLRAAALACLPALALQAAPAAHAAYPEQPIKLVVPFTPGGATDAVARLLANRLSGKLGQAVIVENRPGASTVIGANAVAQAQPDGYTLMLSGSTTYTVLPALKPNLPYDPRRSFEHIAIVALAPVVLLVQNSLPAETAQQAAELARRQTASGGLMYGTFGPGSAPHLVGEMFAEAAGARMTPVPYKGSAQFITALIGGEVALGIDTVSSAAPQVKAGKVRALAVTGEHRVPQLPDVPTFIESGLPGVSMVGWYGLVAPARTPAPVLATLNHAVADIMRDPQVQRAVNDLALEPVYLDGPAFTARMAQELQTFGEVGRRANIKLD, from the coding sequence ATGATCTCCCGACTCCGCGCCGCCGCGCTGGCCTGCCTGCCGGCCCTTGCCTTGCAAGCCGCCCCCGCCGCGCATGCCGCCTATCCCGAACAGCCCATCAAGCTGGTGGTGCCGTTCACGCCCGGCGGCGCCACCGACGCCGTCGCCCGCCTGCTGGCCAACCGGCTGTCGGGCAAGCTGGGCCAGGCCGTGATCGTCGAAAACCGGCCCGGCGCGTCGACCGTCATCGGCGCCAATGCCGTGGCGCAGGCCCAGCCCGACGGCTACACGCTGATGCTGTCGGGCAGCACCACCTACACCGTGCTGCCGGCGCTCAAGCCCAACCTGCCCTACGATCCGCGCCGCAGCTTCGAACACATCGCCATCGTGGCGCTGGCGCCGGTGGTGCTGCTGGTGCAGAACAGCCTGCCTGCCGAGACCGCGCAGCAGGCCGCCGAGCTGGCGCGGCGCCAGACCGCCAGCGGCGGCCTGATGTACGGCACCTTCGGCCCGGGATCGGCGCCGCACCTGGTGGGCGAAATGTTCGCCGAGGCCGCCGGCGCCCGCATGACGCCGGTGCCGTACAAGGGCAGCGCGCAATTCATCACCGCGCTGATAGGCGGCGAAGTCGCGCTCGGCATCGACACCGTGTCCTCGGCCGCGCCACAGGTCAAGGCGGGCAAGGTGCGCGCGCTGGCCGTCACCGGCGAACACCGCGTGCCGCAATTGCCGGACGTGCCGACCTTCATCGAAAGCGGCCTGCCGGGCGTCTCGATGGTGGGCTGGTACGGGTTGGTGGCGCCGGCCCGCACGCCCGCGCCGGTGCTGGCCACGCTGAACCACGCGGTCGCGGACATCATGCGCGATCCGCAGGTGCAGCGCGCCGTCAACGACCTGGCGCTCGAGCCGGTCTACCTGGATGGGCCGGCCTTCACGGCGCGGATGGCGCAGGAATTGCAGACCTTCGGCGAAGTGGGCCGGCGCGCGAACATCAAGCTGGATTGA